From the Flavimarina sp. Hel_I_48 genome, one window contains:
- a CDS encoding TolC family protein yields the protein MKNIKIITCLLFVSAFAKAQQLQSYIEEAQSNNPEIQAFELRYNIAEEKVNEANWLPNTEVSAGYFVSEPETRVGAQRARIGFKQMLPWFGTITARENYAASMAEAEYVEIIIAKRKLALSVAQSYYRLYEIQAKQRVLDKNIKLLETYERLALTSVEVGKASSVDVLRLQIRQNELQQQKEVLEEEFGSEQITFNKLLNRDGTMMVDVVTLMEIPSENAVSGRDALSLNPELLKYDKLYESIAQSELLNQREALPMFGFGVDYLPVSERADMNPIDNGKDILMPMVSVSIPIFNNRYKSISRQNDLRQQEIETQKAQRLNVLESAFAKAISQRNQARIAYNTQENNLKQAEDAEEILIKNYETGTIDFNDVLDIQELQLKFQLNQVESIQKYYTQSAIVNYLIN from the coding sequence ATGAAAAATATAAAAATTATTACCTGTCTTTTGTTTGTTTCCGCTTTCGCGAAAGCGCAACAACTACAATCATACATTGAAGAGGCACAATCTAACAACCCCGAGATTCAAGCCTTTGAACTGCGCTATAACATCGCCGAAGAAAAAGTGAACGAAGCAAACTGGCTGCCTAATACTGAAGTGAGTGCTGGGTACTTTGTCAGTGAGCCCGAGACCCGTGTTGGGGCGCAGAGAGCACGTATTGGCTTTAAGCAAATGTTGCCTTGGTTCGGGACCATAACGGCAAGAGAAAATTATGCAGCCTCAATGGCTGAAGCTGAATATGTGGAAATCATAATTGCCAAAAGAAAACTGGCACTTTCTGTAGCTCAATCCTATTATCGTTTGTATGAAATACAAGCAAAGCAAAGGGTGCTCGATAAGAACATTAAATTATTAGAAACCTATGAGCGTCTTGCCCTTACATCGGTTGAAGTAGGCAAGGCATCTTCTGTTGACGTTTTGAGATTACAGATTCGTCAAAATGAATTGCAACAGCAAAAAGAGGTGCTCGAAGAGGAATTTGGGTCAGAACAAATCACCTTCAATAAGCTACTCAATCGTGATGGAACTATGATGGTTGATGTGGTCACATTAATGGAAATTCCAAGTGAAAACGCCGTATCTGGTAGAGATGCACTATCACTTAATCCTGAACTGCTTAAATATGATAAACTCTACGAATCTATAGCACAATCTGAATTGCTCAACCAGCGTGAGGCATTACCTATGTTTGGTTTTGGGGTTGATTATCTACCAGTGAGCGAGCGAGCGGATATGAATCCAATAGACAATGGAAAGGATATACTAATGCCTATGGTTTCAGTTTCCATTCCCATTTTTAATAATCGGTATAAATCTATTTCAAGGCAAAATGACTTGCGCCAACAAGAAATCGAGACTCAAAAAGCACAACGATTGAATGTTTTGGAATCCGCTTTCGCAAAAGCAATATCGCAACGCAACCAAGCACGAATAGCATATAATACACAAGAGAACAATCTGAAACAAGCAGAAGATGCTGAAGAAATTCTCATTAAAAACTATGAAACGGGCACCATTGATTTTAATGATGTGCTGGATATCCAAGAGTTACAGCTCAAATTTCAGTTAAATCAAGTGGAATCGATACAGAAGTATTACACACAATCTGCAATTGTTAATTACCTAATCAACTAA
- a CDS encoding YceI family protein, whose product MLIILLFSSNVSIKAQNYIVKEGTASFKAKMPLNSYIGKSDDLQGTIGFKDGTLTFSVPVKSIKTDNEKRDGHMYDLVKAEKKPNVVFEGKFMDDFNFEEKATQTLNAKGDFTLAGVTREITIPIELKLVSEDTIQLTASWSLLITDYNLERPSLVFIKVNDKHDLSVDAILTKK is encoded by the coding sequence TTGTTAATAATACTGTTGTTTTCAAGCAATGTATCTATAAAGGCCCAAAATTATATAGTAAAGGAAGGAACCGCATCCTTTAAGGCAAAAATGCCACTTAATTCCTATATCGGCAAATCTGATGATTTACAGGGCACCATAGGTTTTAAGGACGGCACGTTGACCTTTTCGGTTCCTGTAAAATCCATAAAGACAGATAATGAAAAACGGGATGGACATATGTATGATCTGGTAAAAGCGGAAAAAAAACCCAATGTTGTTTTTGAAGGAAAATTTATGGACGATTTTAATTTTGAAGAAAAAGCGACACAAACGCTCAACGCAAAGGGAGATTTCACCCTTGCCGGAGTTACTCGGGAAATAACCATTCCTATTGAGTTGAAACTTGTTTCAGAAGATACAATTCAATTAACAGCTTCTTGGTCTTTATTGATTACCGATTATAATTTGGAACGCCCAAGTTTGGTATTTATAAAAGTTAATGACAAGCACGACTTGAGTGTGGATGCAATACTTACGAAGAAATAA
- a CDS encoding DUF3347 domain-containing protein, with translation MKNLKMSIAVMLLLAVSFTNAQEKEKMNHKHGEMEMDHSKMKMDKMNPAAETVLADYFMLKDALVGDDTKKAAQSGSKLVASLKKFDKSSYSKEQQKELADIIEDATEHAEHISESAIDHQREHFKTLSKDITDMVAITGTKSTLYEQFCPMYDKGSAWLSTSNEVKNPYYGSKMLKCGKVQKTIQ, from the coding sequence ATGAAAAATTTAAAAATGAGTATAGCAGTAATGCTATTGTTAGCAGTTTCTTTTACCAACGCCCAGGAAAAAGAAAAAATGAACCACAAGCACGGTGAAATGGAAATGGATCATAGTAAAATGAAAATGGACAAAATGAATCCAGCGGCAGAAACGGTTCTTGCCGATTATTTTATGTTGAAAGATGCTTTGGTAGGCGATGACACCAAGAAAGCGGCACAATCAGGTTCTAAATTGGTAGCCTCTCTTAAAAAATTCGATAAGAGTAGTTACTCAAAAGAACAACAAAAAGAGCTGGCCGATATCATAGAAGATGCTACCGAGCACGCAGAACATATTTCTGAAAGTGCGATAGACCACCAACGCGAGCACTTTAAAACGTTAAGTAAGGATATTACTGATATGGTAGCTATTACGGGTACAAAAAGCACGTTATATGAACAATTTTGCCCAATGTACGATAAAGGAAGTGCTTGGTTAAGTACAAGTAATGAAGTAAAAAACCCCTACTATGGCAGCAAAATGCTTAAATGTGGGAAAGTTCAAAAGACAATTCAGTAA
- a CDS encoding potassium channel family protein has translation MKETINDISNGNGFYGQLFKKVLLTATAVIAISLSYIFWAQADDNGLWRPILIVALALIKTIFIVRLTFIQLAKIIGESHQLAHVLTLFAVLIVLIVFSFTTDYHALYILNSENFKESTSLNGSFFLQFFEFIYFSLITFSSVGYGDIVPISIAGKTLVMMEIFLSFLVLVFGIANINRIHVDNK, from the coding sequence GTGAAAGAAACTATAAATGATATATCAAACGGCAATGGGTTTTATGGACAGCTCTTTAAAAAAGTATTGCTTACCGCAACGGCGGTTATCGCTATATCACTGAGTTATATATTTTGGGCACAAGCAGATGATAATGGCCTATGGCGACCTATTTTAATTGTGGCTTTGGCTCTAATCAAGACCATTTTTATCGTTCGGCTTACGTTCATACAATTGGCTAAAATAATAGGCGAAAGCCATCAGCTTGCGCACGTCCTAACTTTATTTGCGGTGTTGATTGTTTTGATTGTTTTTTCATTCACGACTGATTATCACGCGTTATATATTTTGAATTCTGAAAATTTCAAAGAGAGTACTTCGCTCAATGGTTCATTCTTCTTGCAATTTTTTGAATTTATCTATTTCAGCTTGATAACTTTTTCCTCGGTTGGATATGGCGATATTGTACCAATTTCAATTGCGGGAAAAACGCTGGTAATGATGGAAATTTTCTTGAGCTTTTTGGTACTTGTCTTTGGCATTGCAAATATTAATAGAATACACGTTGATAATAAATAA
- a CDS encoding multicopper oxidase domain-containing protein produces MKKISYAFILLLLCTYTASAQSVEGNVDNLPVHEYTLTLKEEMVNKAGKEVKGMTVNGGIPGPTLEFTEGEYAVIYVKNEMSVETSIHWHGLLLPNFYDGVPYLSTPPIEPGKTLKYEFAIKQNGTYWYHSHTMLQEQSGVYGSIVIQPKEKTLEYDKEQVLVLSDWTNEKPRDVLRFLKRGTEWYNIRKGTATPLNQVIARGAFGAQLNFWRQRMESADVADVYYPAFLINGEEKVEYPEFKPGEKVRLRIIDGSASTSFWMAFGGPDPLLVSADGKDVVPVKHNKTFIGVAETYDFIVTIPENGKLEYKIMAQDGSGTATAYLGQGPIVAAPDVSKPDKIGMMQQMAKMKMKMGAPALKFRPGKDERYEMKEKWGMQMEGMKDMDMGTMNMDKSNMKGMEMKKHKMDEMQMDMKKDSMQMDHSKMAGMDTKMDTKMKKASQMDDMKMDEADGMQGMNMFSEYNYDYLKSPEKTNYDPDVPVTDILLNLTGNMQRYIWSLNGVPLSEADKIKIKGDEVTRITFNNLTMMHHPMHLHGHFFRVINENGEYSPLKHTVNVPPMKQVTIEFYGDEYGDWFFHCHILYHMMGGMARIVSYDTPRDPRLKEYPVSKLIDETDQFYSYGMIDAASHMTTLNLISSNIRNQFSLRGEYGWNRNMEVEAAYDRYLYDYLTVFGGVNVENEMEDSLEEITTTAIAGIRYLTPYLFTLDVRMDSKLRPQISLSRAITIFPRTIVFGMYEYQADFGWVDDLPQGDNFKKEITWSTGVEYLLSKNFSLMGSYDNRFGAGGGLSLRF; encoded by the coding sequence ATGAAAAAAATAAGCTATGCATTTATTCTTTTGTTACTGTGTACCTATACAGCATCTGCACAGTCCGTGGAAGGTAATGTCGATAATCTACCCGTTCACGAATACACGTTGACCCTAAAGGAAGAAATGGTTAATAAAGCCGGTAAAGAAGTAAAAGGGATGACCGTCAACGGAGGTATTCCAGGGCCAACGCTCGAATTTACCGAAGGGGAGTACGCAGTAATCTATGTAAAAAATGAAATGAGCGTGGAGACATCCATCCATTGGCACGGCTTGTTGTTGCCCAATTTTTATGATGGGGTACCCTACCTTTCTACACCGCCCATAGAACCCGGTAAAACACTAAAATATGAATTCGCAATAAAGCAAAACGGCACCTATTGGTACCATTCCCATACAATGTTGCAGGAACAGAGCGGTGTTTACGGCTCAATTGTAATACAGCCCAAAGAAAAAACCTTGGAGTATGATAAAGAGCAGGTTTTGGTACTATCTGACTGGACCAACGAAAAACCGCGGGATGTACTTCGGTTTTTAAAGCGAGGTACAGAATGGTACAATATAAGAAAAGGAACAGCTACGCCGCTTAACCAAGTAATTGCAAGGGGCGCATTTGGGGCGCAATTAAATTTTTGGAGACAGCGTATGGAAAGTGCAGATGTGGCAGATGTGTATTACCCAGCGTTCTTAATTAATGGAGAAGAAAAAGTGGAGTACCCCGAGTTTAAACCTGGCGAAAAAGTGCGCCTTCGCATTATAGACGGCTCTGCTTCTACTTCGTTCTGGATGGCCTTTGGCGGCCCTGACCCTTTGCTTGTCTCGGCAGACGGTAAAGATGTAGTACCGGTTAAGCATAACAAGACATTTATAGGGGTCGCTGAAACCTATGATTTTATCGTAACCATACCGGAGAACGGCAAACTGGAATATAAAATTATGGCCCAAGACGGCTCTGGTACCGCAACGGCATACCTAGGCCAAGGACCTATTGTTGCTGCACCCGATGTATCCAAACCTGATAAAATAGGGATGATGCAACAAATGGCCAAAATGAAAATGAAAATGGGTGCACCCGCTTTAAAGTTCCGACCAGGCAAAGATGAGCGTTACGAGATGAAAGAAAAATGGGGAATGCAGATGGAAGGAATGAAAGATATGGATATGGGTACAATGAATATGGACAAGTCCAATATGAAGGGTATGGAAATGAAGAAGCATAAAATGGACGAAATGCAAATGGATATGAAAAAGGATTCAATGCAGATGGACCATTCCAAAATGGCAGGGATGGACACAAAAATGGATACCAAAATGAAAAAGGCCTCTCAAATGGATGATATGAAAATGGACGAAGCAGATGGAATGCAGGGAATGAATATGTTTTCAGAGTATAACTATGACTACTTGAAATCGCCGGAGAAGACCAATTATGACCCAGATGTTCCTGTAACGGATATCCTATTAAACCTTACCGGGAATATGCAGCGCTATATCTGGAGTTTGAATGGGGTTCCTCTATCTGAAGCAGATAAAATAAAAATCAAGGGAGACGAAGTAACTAGGATTACCTTCAATAACCTGACTATGATGCACCACCCAATGCACCTACACGGTCATTTTTTTAGGGTCATTAACGAAAATGGGGAATACTCACCCTTAAAACACACAGTCAATGTTCCACCAATGAAACAAGTTACCATTGAATTTTATGGTGATGAATATGGCGATTGGTTTTTCCATTGTCATATTCTATACCATATGATGGGAGGTATGGCGCGTATTGTAAGTTATGATACCCCTAGGGATCCAAGGTTGAAGGAATATCCCGTATCTAAACTTATTGACGAGACCGACCAGTTCTATTCCTACGGAATGATAGATGCCGCATCACATATGACCACTTTGAACCTTATATCTTCAAATATCCGAAACCAATTCAGTTTGAGGGGCGAATATGGTTGGAACAGGAATATGGAGGTTGAAGCTGCCTACGATAGATACCTCTATGATTATCTAACCGTTTTTGGCGGTGTAAATGTCGAGAACGAAATGGAGGATAGCCTTGAAGAAATAACAACAACAGCTATAGCAGGGATACGATACCTTACGCCCTACTTATTTACGTTGGATGTGAGGATGGATAGTAAGCTACGCCCGCAGATTAGCTTAAGCCGTGCTATTACCATTTTCCCTAGAACTATTGTTTTTGGGATGTACGAGTACCAAGCAGATTTTGGGTGGGTAGATGACCTGCCTCAAGGAGATAATTTCAAAAAAGAGATTACTTGGAGTACGGGTGTTGAATATCTTTTATCCAAAAATTTCTCATTGATGGGAAGTTATGATAACCGTTTTGGTGCAGGTGGAGGATTATCACTAAGATTTTAA
- a CDS encoding SHOCT domain-containing protein, which translates to MDYNWDFLTIFGVIILGVFIYAGGKKIKRTKSSKAMDVLDERYAKGEITKEEYEEIKQAIGSKK; encoded by the coding sequence ATGGACTACAATTGGGATTTCTTAACCATTTTCGGTGTTATTATTCTAGGTGTTTTCATCTATGCAGGAGGAAAGAAAATAAAGCGGACTAAAAGTTCAAAGGCTATGGATGTCCTTGATGAAAGGTACGCTAAAGGAGAGATAACCAAAGAGGAGTATGAAGAAATTAAGCAGGCTATAGGCTCAAAGAAATAA
- a CDS encoding YybH family protein, whose translation MKTIKTIALVTILIATFSLSNAQETKAKTDTEAVIAVMKTYKDAIQNLTTEGTFNLFAEDSEVFESGGVEGTYAHYIEHHLGPELGEFKSFTFSDYEIDAKVDAPYAFTTETYIYTIVLNPNEKGETRTIRKKGVATSILKKMGGEWKIIKTHTSSRNTK comes from the coding sequence ATGAAAACAATTAAAACAATTGCACTCGTAACAATTCTCATTGCTACTTTCAGCTTATCCAACGCACAGGAAACAAAAGCAAAGACGGATACGGAAGCGGTTATTGCTGTGATGAAAACCTACAAGGATGCCATTCAAAATTTGACAACTGAAGGCACGTTCAATTTATTTGCAGAAGATTCTGAAGTATTTGAATCCGGTGGAGTCGAAGGCACGTATGCACATTACATTGAGCATCATCTTGGACCAGAATTAGGCGAATTTAAAAGTTTTACCTTTTCTGATTATGAAATCGATGCCAAAGTAGATGCGCCCTATGCTTTTACTACTGAAACCTACATTTATACCATAGTGCTTAACCCAAATGAAAAAGGTGAAACACGAACGATTCGCAAAAAAGGCGTGGCAACGTCTATCCTAAAAAAGATGGGTGGCGAATGGAAAATCATCAAAACACATACCTCTTCAAGAAACACGAAATAA
- a CDS encoding heme-binding domain-containing protein, translating into MKILKIIAIIALVGFVGIQFIPTERNQSYTVPETDFMLVHNVPETIQKKLQVSCYDCHSNNTQYPWYNKIQPAAWFLEDHIKEGKAELNFNEWDSLSSRRKSSKLRSIIKQIESGEMPLDSYTLIHKDAKFSEAEAEELINFITQLKDSL; encoded by the coding sequence ATGAAAATTTTAAAAATCATAGCAATAATAGCACTGGTAGGGTTTGTGGGGATTCAATTTATTCCCACGGAACGCAATCAAAGTTATACGGTTCCCGAAACTGATTTTATGTTGGTACATAATGTTCCTGAAACTATTCAGAAAAAATTACAGGTATCCTGCTATGATTGTCACAGTAACAATACGCAATATCCTTGGTATAATAAGATTCAACCCGCTGCTTGGTTTTTGGAAGACCACATTAAAGAAGGCAAGGCCGAACTTAATTTTAACGAATGGGATTCGCTTTCAAGCCGAAGAAAATCAAGTAAACTTCGATCAATTATCAAACAGATAGAAAGCGGAGAAATGCCTTTGGATTCTTACACTTTGATACATAAAGATGCTAAGTTTTCTGAAGCGGAGGCAGAAGAATTAATCAATTTTATCACACAATTAAAAGATAGTTTATAA
- a CDS encoding DUF2231 domain-containing protein codes for MKSKKIIFTVLMLALFGGFSTVFADSNFIVSETKTDIKDEKSLSIFETSSPISVSQDHTEAGLDDFPNLHPLVVHFPIVLLLLAVLLQLIQLFVLNRTLDWVILLTVGFGFIGAYVAGTLVHPHTEGLTETAKKVLELHDKYADWTLWASALAALLKIVSLFWYKLKRGFEIGVFVVMAFAGYSVAQAGHYGSQLVHIEGVGPQGKYLGNENEEGHGESDEHSH; via the coding sequence ATGAAATCTAAAAAAATAATTTTCACCGTATTGATGTTAGCCTTGTTTGGAGGTTTTTCGACGGTATTTGCTGATAGTAATTTTATTGTTTCTGAAACTAAAACCGACATCAAGGATGAGAAATCACTTTCTATTTTTGAAACAAGCAGTCCAATTTCTGTCTCACAAGACCATACTGAAGCCGGTTTGGACGATTTCCCTAATCTGCATCCATTAGTTGTACACTTCCCGATTGTACTGCTTTTATTGGCAGTTTTGTTACAGCTCATCCAGCTGTTCGTTTTAAATCGCACACTGGATTGGGTCATTTTACTAACAGTAGGATTCGGATTTATCGGAGCTTACGTAGCAGGTACACTGGTGCACCCACATACCGAAGGACTTACAGAAACCGCAAAAAAGGTCTTGGAACTGCACGACAAATATGCAGATTGGACTTTATGGGCAAGTGCTTTGGCAGCCCTATTAAAAATAGTAAGCCTCTTCTGGTACAAATTAAAGCGAGGTTTTGAAATTGGGGTATTTGTAGTTATGGCTTTTGCAGGATATTCAGTAGCACAGGCAGGACACTATGGTTCACAGCTCGTGCATATTGAAGGAGTTGGCCCACAGGGGAAATATCTTGGTAACGAAAACGAAGAAGGTCACGGAGAAAGTGATGAACATTCACATTAA
- a CDS encoding helix-turn-helix domain-containing protein gives MEKKLFIKNMVCNRCIKTIQSDVETLGIHLKHIELGSIIYEEKSIDDFENIKNVLENNGFEILLAQDQQLVEQVKIELIKLLQKLPLQLNKTLSKHLESKLNLEYSKISKIFSVTEHITIEKYFIKLKIERVKELIQLQEGNFTEISQLLDYSNVNHLSRLFKSETGMSLTNYKNNQKSIRNPLDQIR, from the coding sequence ATGGAAAAGAAATTATTTATAAAAAATATGGTGTGTAATCGCTGTATTAAAACAATCCAGAGTGATGTTGAAACATTAGGGATTCACTTAAAGCATATTGAATTGGGTTCTATTATTTACGAAGAGAAATCTATAGATGATTTTGAAAATATAAAAAATGTTTTAGAAAACAATGGTTTCGAAATTTTACTGGCGCAAGACCAGCAATTAGTAGAGCAAGTTAAAATTGAACTTATTAAATTATTACAAAAATTACCACTTCAATTAAATAAAACGCTGTCCAAGCATTTGGAAAGTAAATTAAACCTTGAGTACTCAAAAATCAGTAAAATATTTTCTGTTACGGAGCATATTACCATAGAAAAATACTTTATAAAACTCAAGATAGAAAGAGTGAAAGAGCTGATTCAATTACAAGAGGGTAATTTTACGGAGATAAGTCAGCTGCTTGATTACAGTAATGTAAATCATTTAAGTAGGCTGTTTAAAAGTGAAACTGGTATGAGTCTGACTAATTATAAGAATAATCAAAAAAGTATTAGAAACCCTTTAGATCAAATAAGGTAG
- a CDS encoding FMN-binding glutamate synthase family protein has translation MRKGFIITAIFLVAAYIVMVFWHPHLWWIGLIILPLLVLGLVDYFQESNNIRRTYPLLGRITNLLEEQRHVIQETLLLNRTEGQPFTLIQKEIVYKRAADALINQPFGTQIPYDKVGREWFTHSTYPAKQINDDFRVLIGSSHCLKPYSASILNLAGMSFGSISKNATLAFNGGAKIAGFAQNTGEGGFTPYHQEYGADIIFQFGTGYFGCRDAEGNFDAKKFADIATNDVVKMIEIKISQGAKPGFGAILPAKKNTKEIAKFRDVEQGTEIHSPAFHSAFDNDVEMLRFIRKLRKLSKGKPVGIKLCIGQQDEFERMVQTFAEKQNCPDFIAIDGAEGGSGAAHMESLHWAGMPIIEAIHFANGILKKYGLRDEIKVMAAGKIISAFDIYRMMALGADACYSARGMMFALGCVQSLKCNLDTCPTGITTMVPSRVASIVVKDKKTKVANYHKNTIEGFKELLKSMGIENRKGIDKKYIVRRINENETKTYQELYSNGLNGRKIKSNG, from the coding sequence ATGAGAAAAGGATTTATTATAACCGCTATATTTTTAGTTGCTGCATATATCGTTATGGTATTTTGGCATCCCCATTTGTGGTGGATTGGATTGATTATCCTTCCTTTACTCGTTCTCGGTCTTGTGGACTATTTTCAAGAATCAAATAATATTAGGAGAACCTACCCTTTGCTTGGTAGAATCACAAATCTTCTTGAGGAGCAACGCCACGTTATTCAGGAAACATTATTGCTCAACCGTACCGAAGGGCAACCCTTTACTTTAATTCAAAAGGAAATTGTCTATAAAAGAGCTGCCGATGCGCTTATAAATCAACCTTTTGGAACACAGATTCCGTATGACAAAGTGGGGCGCGAGTGGTTTACCCATTCCACATATCCTGCAAAACAAATCAATGACGACTTTAGAGTTCTTATAGGAAGTTCCCACTGCTTAAAACCTTACTCTGCCAGCATTCTCAACCTTGCGGGAATGAGTTTTGGTTCCATAAGCAAAAATGCTACCCTTGCTTTTAACGGTGGTGCGAAAATAGCAGGTTTTGCTCAAAACACCGGCGAAGGTGGCTTTACACCCTATCATCAAGAATACGGTGCAGATATTATCTTTCAGTTTGGAACAGGCTATTTTGGATGTCGTGATGCAGAAGGAAATTTTGACGCCAAAAAATTCGCCGATATCGCAACCAACGATGTAGTGAAAATGATTGAAATAAAAATATCGCAAGGTGCCAAACCTGGCTTTGGGGCAATTTTGCCGGCAAAGAAGAACACAAAGGAAATTGCCAAATTCAGGGATGTGGAGCAGGGAACGGAAATTCATTCCCCAGCCTTTCATTCGGCATTCGACAATGACGTTGAAATGCTACGCTTCATTAGAAAATTGAGAAAACTCTCTAAAGGAAAACCTGTGGGAATAAAGCTGTGCATTGGTCAACAAGATGAGTTTGAAAGAATGGTTCAAACCTTTGCCGAAAAGCAAAATTGCCCAGACTTTATAGCCATTGACGGTGCCGAAGGTGGCTCTGGTGCTGCCCATATGGAATCCTTACATTGGGCCGGTATGCCAATAATTGAAGCCATCCATTTCGCAAACGGCATTCTTAAAAAGTATGGGTTGCGAGATGAAATTAAAGTAATGGCAGCTGGTAAAATTATATCCGCTTTTGATATCTATAGAATGATGGCGCTCGGCGCAGATGCCTGTTATAGCGCAAGAGGGATGATGTTTGCCTTGGGCTGTGTGCAATCGCTAAAATGCAATTTGGATACCTGCCCTACGGGAATTACCACAATGGTGCCTTCCCGAGTTGCATCCATTGTTGTAAAAGATAAAAAAACCAAAGTTGCCAACTATCATAAAAATACCATCGAAGGTTTTAAGGAACTGCTAAAATCAATGGGTATTGAAAATAGAAAGGGTATCGACAAAAAGTATATTGTCCGCCGAATCAATGAGAATGAGACCAAGACATATCAAGAGTTATACTCAAATGGATTGAATGGTCGAAAAATAAAAAGTAATGGGTAA
- a CDS encoding DUF3347 domain-containing protein, with protein MKKLKMTVGILVMTLTLTAISCKDGKKDEPAAPMSNEMYQESMDDKDDMAMSDNQDAKAEAILKDYFNLKDALVGDDNDKAKELGATLASTFGNFDASSYSDSEQQELKDIMEDATEHAEHISESDIAHQREHFKIISKDVTDMVAITGTENTLYQLFCPMYDGGSNWLSMSKDVKNPYYGSKMLTCGEMQKEIN; from the coding sequence ATGAAAAAATTAAAAATGACCGTCGGTATTTTAGTAATGACCTTAACCCTTACGGCTATATCCTGTAAGGACGGAAAAAAAGATGAACCAGCTGCACCTATGAGCAATGAGATGTACCAAGAGTCTATGGATGACAAAGATGATATGGCAATGAGTGACAACCAAGACGCAAAAGCAGAAGCAATCCTGAAAGATTATTTCAACTTGAAAGATGCACTTGTAGGCGATGACAATGATAAGGCAAAAGAATTGGGAGCAACGCTTGCAAGTACTTTTGGAAATTTTGATGCATCCAGCTATTCAGATAGTGAGCAACAGGAACTCAAGGATATTATGGAAGATGCCACAGAACACGCAGAACATATTTCAGAAAGTGATATAGCACACCAGCGAGAACATTTTAAAATCATAAGTAAGGATGTAACAGATATGGTTGCTATAACCGGTACAGAAAACACCTTGTATCAACTATTCTGCCCAATGTATGATGGAGGTAGTAATTGGTTAAGTATGAGCAAGGACGTTAAGAATCCTTATTATGGAAGTAAAATGTTGACCTGTGGTGAAATGCAAAAGGAAATCAATTAA
- a CDS encoding DUF4136 domain-containing protein, with protein sequence MRTLIKLAVCLLISITAVSCSVTSSAIVTDYDQEAQFGTYKTFYWSDDFQMDSDKENEPLFFNTLIKKRLKGAIQEQMENKGYVLNKSNPDLLVDSRIVVQTRDINTGGGYPYFPSYGHGYGHFGSYGYGYYGGYQSSQEHKEGGVVIELIDMKRRQLVWQGFAPDVLHANTTDKQKEIKEAVAKIFAKYQYGNTVKN encoded by the coding sequence ATGAGAACATTAATAAAATTGGCAGTCTGCCTTTTAATAAGCATTACCGCAGTAAGTTGTTCGGTCACTTCTTCGGCCATCGTTACCGATTATGACCAAGAAGCACAGTTTGGAACCTACAAAACCTTTTACTGGTCCGATGATTTTCAAATGGACAGCGACAAGGAAAACGAACCGTTATTTTTCAACACATTGATAAAGAAACGGTTAAAAGGCGCCATTCAGGAACAAATGGAAAATAAAGGCTACGTCTTGAATAAGAGCAATCCTGATTTATTGGTAGATTCCCGTATCGTTGTACAGACAAGAGATATAAACACAGGTGGTGGCTACCCTTATTTTCCTTCTTATGGTCACGGTTATGGTCATTTCGGGTCTTACGGTTATGGATATTATGGCGGTTACCAATCATCTCAAGAACACAAAGAAGGTGGCGTTGTCATAGAACTTATAGATATGAAACGCCGTCAATTAGTCTGGCAAGGATTTGCGCCAGATGTGCTGCACGCAAATACCACCGACAAGCAAAAGGAAATTAAGGAGGCGGTGGCAAAAATATTTGCAAAATATCAATATGGGAATACTGTAAAAAACTGA